A window of Ficedula albicollis isolate OC2 chromosome 15, FicAlb1.5, whole genome shotgun sequence genomic DNA:
ctgcttcccAGCTGGCATCCCTGTGGCCTCGTGGATCTTAACCTTTATAACAGACACCTGGGGAGGATCAAAGGGCTCCTTCAGTGCTTTtgtcccagtcctgctccccagccccgtggagctgcagtgtggggagcaggctgagctcccagctgctgctctcacaggcagcacagagcagggcagggcagggcaggaggatgaGCTACATGCCTGGTCTGACAGGGGCAGGGTGAACACCAGCACTTGGCCATTCAGCTTCCATTCTGTCTTGTCCTGCATGTTGGGAACCTGGACTTTGACCGTGACCGGGCCCTGTGGGAAAACACAGATAAAGTATCTCAGGGCTGTGATAACACAGCACCAGACCAAGTATTTATTTCCATATCTTGGCTCCTCAACAAACACACTGAAATGTGTTTACAGGTTACTCCACTGCTCCCACAATAAAACATTTAGTTGGATTTCTCTTCCCTTCGTGTGCCATCTATCGAGCACCACACGCAGTGACAGTGTCACAGGGTGAAGGTGTGAAGCACTGAGCAGGAGacagcttctctgtgcacatgaaatcacagaatcacagactgatttggggtggaaaggaccttaaagccccatctcatcccaccccctgccatgggcagggacaccttccaccatcccagcctgctccaagccccaatgtccagcctggccttgggcactgccagggatccaggggcagccacagctgctctgggcaccctgtgccctgtgccagggcatctcaaccctcccagggaacaattcctgcccaatatcccatctaaatctCCTCGTTTACCATCaatattcccagaaaaaaacatacaGCCCTTCCTAAGGATTTAGAATTCCTCCTGTGATGCTGGCACTCCTCAGGCAGAAATTGAGGCTCACATTTAGCTCACCTTGTTATGGAATACACCACATTACCCTACTATCATGCTGGCATTGATACTCTAATCTCTTTGCATCTCCAGCTTAGCCCTGCTCTCCTTAAAAGCTCATTAGCAACTTTAGTTCTCTGCATTATAACCTACCCCTCACTGCCCTTAATTACAGAAGAGCACAATCCCACTCTGTGTAGCTCTCCCCAATAAGAGACAAAGGAGTTTGGTTTGCTCAGGAATGACAAAAgaatgggcactgccagggatccaggggcagccacagcttctctgggcatcctgtgccagggcatctcaaccctcccagggaacaattcctgcccaatatcccatctaaatctCCTCTTTTACTATCAATATTCCCAGAAAAAACCATACAGCCCTTCCTAAGGATTTAGAACTCCTCCTGTGATGCTGGCACTCCTCAGGCAGAAATTGAGGCTCACATTTAGCTCACCTTGTTATGGAATACACCACATTACCCTACTATCATGCTGGCATTGATACTCTAATCTCTTTGCATCTCCAGCTTAGCCCTGCTCTCCTTAAAAGCTCATTAGCAACTTTAGTTCTCTGCATTATAACCTACCCCTCACTGCCCTTAATTACAGAAGAGCACAATCCCACTCTGTGTAGCTCTCCCCAATAAGAGACAAAGGAGTTTGGTTTGCTCAGGaatgacaaaagaaagaaaatacctcAGGAAGGCCCTTTTTTTGCCCCTCTGTGCAGGGAATTGGCTTTacagcccctctggagctggaGTGGAGCAGCCCAGGACTCTGACCCACACATGTACCTTGTTCCTGCGCAGGAATTCCTCCTCTGGAATCAGGCTGTCCTCACTCTTCAGTTTCTTGGAGACGGGCTCATCCTCCATGGGCGGCGGGGGGTGAACCGGCGGCATCGGCGCCGGGGACGGGACCGGAGCCAcgggaggagcagggacaaaGGCTGGAATGGATGGGGGACACAGAGCACAACCCACAGTCACCCTCTGAGTGCACAGCAAACACCCCCTCACGACAAAAACgcttggagcagagcagcacaggctgaaaaTAAATGCCACAATACATGGAGGAAGTTACAACCAAAAGCAACATGCAAACTTCAAACATTCAGAGAGCTCTTATATTGGGAAGCATTCCAGGAAGAGATAACAAGGCATGAGAGCTTCCTGCAGATCTTGCAAAAAAAGAACACACTCTCAGTTTGGCAGGCAGCGGTGCCAGCTCCTCCAGTTagggaagaaaagatgaaaaaaaggaagaattgcTTCTTACATCATGCTTTTTAACTTCAAAGCACCTAATGAGGAAAAGGGCcagcaaacagctttttctccagcagcagcagcttctgtaAGGAGCTGTAACCCCCACTGAGGTGATGGCAGCTTCTCTTTACCCTGCATCCTTAATTTTCACCCAGGCAGGCTCCTGGGGCCACAGGATTCCCTGCATTTCATGGTGCAGGAAGAGCCTAGAGCCCAAAAGCAGGACTAGATAAGCCATACCAAactctcccccccccccccccccccccccccccccccccccccccccccccccccccccccccccccccccccccccccccccccccccccccccccccccccccccccccccccccccccccccccccccccccccccccccccccccccccccccccccccccccccccccccccccccccccccccccccccccccccccccccccccccccccccccccccccccccccccccccccccccccccccccccccccccccccccccccccccccccccccccccccccccccccccccccccccccccccccccccccccccccccccccccccccccccccccccccccccccccccccccccccccccccccccccccccccccccccccccccccccccccccccccccccccccccccccccccccccccccccccccccccccccccccccccccccccccccccccccccccccccccccccccccccccccccccccccccccccccccccccccccccccccccccccccccccccccccccccccccccccccccccccccccccccccccccccccccccccccccccccccccccccccccccccccccccccccccccccccccccccccccccggggggcggGCGGGGGCTCATGATGGGGGGCGCCGAGGGGGGCATGGGCACCACGTTGATGCGCGGGGTGTGGATGATGGGAGGCATGGGCGTGGCAATGACGGAGCCCGGGGGCAGCCGCACCACCGACGTCATGGGGGGACGAGGCATGACCGGCACGGCAGAAACCACGGCGGCACGGACCGGAGGGGGCATCTGGGGAGAGAAGGTGAATTTCCTCAGCGGGAATGCCCAGGGCTGGCCACAACCCCAATGAAAAATAACAGGGGGAAAACAGAACCacgggctctgctgcccagagaCGTGCAGGGAGCCTTAGTGGCCCCACCATATGGGCAAGCCAAGCTGCTCTGAACAGGCACAGAAGCCTCATTAACAGATTAAAGGGgtcctccttccctccccacttTGGGATCACACCTCCAGGCACTTAATTCCTCTGCTAAATTGCTGTTTGGGACTCACAGCAAATCCCTTCTTATCTCGGGCTGCTTTTGTCCAACATCACTCTACACCTACAAAGGCCCCCAGCCATCCCTCTCTCAGCCACATTCTCTGCCTCCAAGATCCCACtgcccagctgatcccagtCTTTTTGGTACCTCTAGGGTAAAAACTCCACCCAAGTATTATACTCCATTTTTAACAGCAAGTTCTTCTAATGTTTCCAAATTGCTCTTAAACAACAAACTTTCCACAAAATCCTCTTCTGTGCCAGCAACCTTGCCCTCCATCAGGACCCCTCCTAATTAACTACAGCCCCAGTAATTGGCTTCTGAGAGCCCAAACACTCACGGTGGGTGGACGAGGTACAGATGTGATGGGCTGGGCgctggcaggggggttggaggctgaggaaggagggGGTGGCTGGGGTATCTCATTGGGTTTGCTGGGCCCGATCTTCTCCTTGCTGTCATCCTCTGGCACCAGTCCCTTGGCCTTGTGGATGGCTTCAATTTGCTCTTGCAGAGTGATATTGGCCTGAGCAGCCTGCTGTGTGCGGGCCATGCTGCCTGAGTGGCCATCCCAAGTCACCTGAGAgagtaaaataaatcagattaatCCAACATGGCCAGACTGCAAAGAAACCCAGAGAGCAGCttgatagaaagaaaaaaattcaagactTTTGCATCTCTGAGCATTCACAATGCTACAGGGAcctattattaaaaaaaactccaattaaacaaaaaattcccaatttcTACTCTACCTTTTCCTCTGGTTTCTGGATCTCTTCTTCACCAATCTTTTTACCAATGGCAGTCTCTTCTACACCAAAGATATCAGTACGACGCTCAGCCAGCTGCTTCAGGCTGCTCTCAATATCCAAACCTGAGGAGAAAAGAGCAATTCTTATCTCAGGGAATATAACCAAGCCTCTTCCTGATCTCTCTATTATTTGATACCCAGTGGCCAAGTGATGCTCTTTTTACACAGGGTATtctgagttagaagggaccaCAAGGACCATCAAAATCCAACTTGtgtcccctttcttttttttggaaagacACTGGCCAGCAACAGCTGACAAACATACCCATGTCATAATCACAGAAAGGGCACCACACAGAGCTACATTTCACACAGTCCTGACCAGTGAGGGATTGTGCAATCAATGCTCAGGCTGACCTGGGGCATAGACCTCGTCATCACTCTGCTTCTCCCGGATGGATCGATCCCGCTGCTCCAGCCACCGTGGATCCAGGAGCCCGATCCTCATGTGCTCCTGCATTTTACTGGCAGGAATCTTTTCTCCAGTGATGGGAGACACCAGGTACTCATCCGGAGCCGGGGCAGGTGGTAACGGTTTTGAGGCTAGAAGAACAAAACCACAGTGTTGGTTCAGTCTGGAAACAAACAGTTTGGGATTCCtcaggaagaaataaaggtGGCTTTTTTAGTCTGGTTTACCTTTGGGATCATAATCTTTCCGCACAATGACCTGATCTGGTGTGGGAGGGAGTGGGGGAGGCATCGGAGtttctggaggaggaggaacctTCTGAccttcatcttcatcatctGACCCCTtattgaaaaggaaacaaaaatcataACCAGCTTCCAGTGGACAAATTCCTCTGAGAGACATTAAACCCTACCCAGTGCTGGAAGAATGGATTACGCAGCTTCAAAGCAATGGAGCTGTTTTGGACACCTATGGCATAGTGGTTCCTCTGGACCATGATTCAGAAATTCAGCAGCCCCAGAAGAGGAAGCAAATATTCCTCAGCTTCCACATTACAGCAGCCTTGCATGCAGGGGCTTACAGTTAACCACACTCTTGTTCCCTGTTACCAGAAAAGAGCTTACAGTGGGCAGAGCCTAAGATGAGTCATCTTTCAGTGCTCCAGACTCTGGGCACAAAAAAGCCTGAAAGatttaaaaccacagaaatataaaatccACACCACTGGGTGCCAAAATTATTGGATTTCTCTCTTTGAACTTGTATTGTCGtggcaaatttttaaaaacagcaatatTACAGCACTAACAGATTGTTTGGAGATTTCATCAGAGGGAAATTTCATTTCCTCAAGAAATTGAAGAACTATTTACAGTGAAAGTGGGGACCATCATAAACCACAGGAACTTTAGGGGACAAAATCCTATTGTCCAGTTACCTCATCCATATCCTGCACTTGTGTGTCCTGatccagctgggctggaggctcatctgttttctcttgcttttcatCTTCCTCATCTGATTCCACCTCCATCTCCACCTCCTCACTTTCCCCAAACTTCTCATAACGCTCCTGGATCAGGATTCGAGCTCCCAGCTCTTCTGGAGTGGTGGGAGGAGGGAAATTCCCTAcaatgcagaaaacaaagcttcTGTTTCTCTATCCCATGTCATTACTCATCACACACTGACAGAAACACCAATTCTTTAACAAAAAGCAGTGGCAACAAAATCCTTGGCAGCCAGAGGATGTGGAAGGGAATGGATGGAATCTATACAAACACCAGCATGACACATGGAGATAAACTGACTTATAAATGGAAGCACTACTAGAAAGTGGCACaagctctgctgtcctggtaGAAGTGGAGACTACTGCAGTCCTGGAATTCCTTCAAGAAGAACATCAGTgactccagaaaaaaagaacagccCTGCAAAATGACAGTGTAAGGTTTTTCCCCTCAAGGATAAAAGGCTGTAAACCCCAATGTTGCCTAAAAATGGCACTTCAAGACACATTTCCTGCACGAAGGGGGCAGTTCCATAGAGGGGACAGCATTTAACACCAGTACCTTGCTCGTTGGGCTGGAAGTCAACTGTTTCCACAACCACGAAGTCGTGCCAGTCAATCTGGGCATAAGCAACAcgctccttctccttctcctcctcttccttctttctctctcgCTCCTGGAACTTGGCCCACTCCACTCTGTAATAGACCTGCAGGAGAAGACAGAGCACATATGAAAGgaggaacagctggagcagtgtcaggctggagatcagggaaaggtttttcCCCCAGGGACTGCTGGGCACAacccaggctccccagggaatgggcacagccctgaggagtCCCAGGAGCGTTTGGAcagtgctgccagggatggacagggtgggattgctggggtgtctgtgcagggacaggggttggacttgatggtgGGATCCTTCCCACTCAGGAAATTCCAGGATTTCACTTTGTAAGCACTTGGAAAAGGGGCTGTGCAGTATCTCTGTGCTGCCTCAAACTACCCCCAATACAAACACCACCTGCAGTTTAAAGCAACTTTGAGCCCCTGTACTTGAGTGACAGCAAACGACacatccattttattttctatctgTTGCCAACAAGCCAAAAACATGCAAagagaaacaatttaaaatataacttaAATGCTTCAGCATTTTTGCAAAATTCTTCTGCAATACCTGATCCAAGACTTCCTTGGGGTTTTCGGCCTCCTTCTTGAGCTTGAGGAGCAAACCCTTCGGTGGGATCAAGATCTGAAACACATTTTGCACGACAGTTGGTGACAATTCTTTGTGCCAAAGCCTCTTTCAGAGCAATTATTCTCCTTCCACACTGCCAAAAATACCAGCAGACCCCCAGGGCTATATCCCATTTACTCTACTGCAGCACTCTCATTACTTACTGCTCATCCCTGCACTTCAAAATATTCACTCGTGGCCTTCCAATTATTctctggattaaaaaaacccaacctttACTGAGATTACAATAGTGTGTGGTACATCTAGGTGACAGCccactgtgctcagcacaaaatCCACTCTGAAGAGCAGGATTTAAATGATGGATTCCTGGCCCTATACTTCCAGCCCTCCAAGCTCATTCCTGCTGTGGAAGCAACCACCCTGCCTGGAGTACCTTTGTGTACTGCTCCACCAGCTTGGTGAAGTAGTTgaacaggctgtgctgggggcgAAGGAAATCAAACTGGTaattcctctgctccttctgcatGAGCTGGGTGAGGAACTGCCTCCCGTTGCGGGCCACGAACTGCGCCGTGAGCTTCACCACGTCCAGGTCGAAGGCCGAGATGGACGGAGGGTCGGCGATGAACTCGAACTCGGGCGGGGGCTCCTTGGGAACCACGGTCTCCTGGATCACCTGGGcctgcacctgcagggacaaggacacaggcTCAGGGactgtgggagcccagagtgttcctctggcttccctgggaggtttaAAACTCCCCTGGCGGGTTCCccaaagacccctgaatgagacccaggtgtctcaggggctggatttagctccttggaacaatttgccaacattgagagaagaaatgcaagctgcaaaaataaatagagtgtaaacTGGGTTGTcagaatgtagaataagtagatttctagaatgtttgtaTTAAGGGGCTCATGGCcaacatggagaatttggggtgtggatacctcttcctccttcttctccgtgtcatccatgctccccccccccccccccccccccccccccccccccccccccccccccccccccccccccccccccccccccccccccccccccccccccccccccccccccccccccccccccccccccccccccccccccccccccccccccccccccccccccccccccccccccccccccccccccccccccccccccccccccccccccccccccccccccccccccccccccccccccccccccccccccccccccccccccccccccccccccccccccccccccccccccccccccccccccccccccccccccccccccccccccccccccccccccccccccccccccccccccccccccccccccccccccccccccccccccccccccccccccccccccccccccccccccccccccccccccccccccccccccccccccccccccccccccccccccccccccccccccccccccccccccccccccccccccccccccccccccccccccccccccccccccccccccccccccccccccccccccccccccccccccccccccccccccccccccccccccccccccccccccccccccccccccccccccccccccccccccccccccccccccccccccccccccccccccccccccccccccccccccccccccccccccccccccccccccccccccccccccccccccccccccccccccccccccccccccccccccccccccccccccccccccccccccccccccccccccccccccccccccccccccccccccccccccccccccccccccccccccccccccccccccccccccccccccccccccccccccccccccccccccccccccccccccccccccccccccccccccccccccccccccccccccccccccccccccccccccccccccccccccccccccccccccccccccccccccccccccccccccccccccccccccccccccccccccccccccccccccccccccccccccccccccccccccccccccccccccccccccccccccccccccccccccccccccccccccccccccccccccccccccccccccccccccccccccccccccccccccccccccccccccccccccccccccccccccccccccccccccccccccccccccccccccccccccccccccccccccccccccccccccccccccccccccccccccccccccccccccccccccccccccccccccccccccccccccccccccccccccccccccccccccccccccccccccccccccccccccccccccccccccccccccccccccccccccccccccccccccccccccccccccccccccccccccccccccccccccccccccccccccccccccccccccccccccccccccccccccccccccccccccccccccccccccccccccccccccccccccccccccccccccccccccccccccccccccccccccccccccccccccccccccccccccccccccccccccccccccccccccccccccccccccccccccccccccccccccccccccccccccccccccccccccccccccccccccccccccccccccccccccccccccccccccccccccccttcctccttcttctccgtgtcatccatgctgggtgacacgctggcactttcagattggatggggacagagctggaccattTAACAAGATTGTATTTATCATATTGGGAGTCATTTGTAAACACCTAGTAggtaatttagagtataaaagatcagtcctgcctttctcaggcaggtTCTGCCCTgcacgtctggcgagcagagcgctgttctctggacagagcattcctgagataaggaacaataaacaacaaacagccatgaaaacctccaagaacagcctcctgcagcctctcatgggcgggcaaaggaaagagctgggttcaaaccACCTGCACATCCTCCTGAGGGGATCTCAGCTCtgaggagacacctcgggctgtgacaaGGGACTTCCTGCAAGGAACGCTCACCAAACACTCAGTTTGCCATCCTGGCAGGTGCAAGGATGAGAAACCATCAGGTATAATTTaatagtattaaaaatattgctcCAACAGCAAACAAATCTGGGAAATATCAGGACTTTGCTATAGCCCTCCCAGGGCCACCAATACCACAGTGTGGCTGCTGGCCATGCCAAGCATTGAAAAGCCCTGGATTCACTCCATGCCCTTTTCCCACCCAGTATGTTTAAAGGCACAGCTGAACAGGTGAGCAGCATTTTGTACCCCATGTTTTAAGGGAAGGTCGATCCTTCTGGCAGAAAAAGTTTCTACAGAACAGAACTCCAGGGGATTCCCAAGGCTTGCCTCTGCCACATCCAGTCCAAGTGATCCTTAGTGTAAGTATTTTGTCAGTCAATACAGAGCTAAACTTAATTAAAATGGACCAATTAAACTGTATACTGGCAGTTTCAAACAACTTTGAGTTACCAGCACCTGGGAGATGCACATCTGCATCAAAACAAAGCCCCAGACACTCAACTCCAAGCCTGTCACTGCTGGCATTTTGACAAGCGTACAACCAACTGCTCCTTCTTGGCTTTTGagcttccttccttctctaCCCCAGGCTGTGACACCACTCCAAAGCGGCCAAATTCTTCCCCAAAGTGATGAAAAGGAACACTCACCttctgtgggagctgctgctgggcactctgctgctgctgcatgacCTTGGGGATGGCAGCTGAGGGCTCCTGGGCTTTGCCCTCCTTGAACTCGCTGACCTTGTGCCGGTAGTAGGCATGGTAAGGGTCGTTGGGGTTCAAGAAGTTGAACTTGGGgttatttatttcattctgaCGAATTCGGGCTTCAAATTCTGGACCATTTCTGGGGAGCGACAGGAAAAATTGTTTAGGTCACCAACTCAAGTGTAAATGTCTCTTTCAGATGTGTTGAGGCATCAGCCCCTTGGAAGATCATTTTCTCTCACAGGCAGGAGTTTCTCTCAGTAGCTCACAGCCAGCTGGACACACACAGGTTAGAGGCAATTGTCACCCTGATTTTGTCTTTAATgtgaatattaaaaattcacacTCACAAGTATTTTGACAGCCACATCTGTCTGCACTCAAAGGTCATTTCCAACACTGACTGAAGTTTATGAAACATGCAATTCACAAGTTACTTACTACATCAATTTTATTTGTTCTATTAACTAGTTTTCAAGACTAATTTCAGTTCCAGAAGGAtcatataaggaaaaaaaccatcagCCTGTGCAGGGACTGACCAGCCCAGCCAGAGTGCTGCATTTaggagccccagcccaggtAACATCCCCTCCCCCCAGCTAAAGCACGAGCCAGTTATTTCAAGGCAGTCTGAGAAAATTCCCAGCTGCCACAGGGTGTTCCTCTTCATACTCTCTGGATATCTCCCAGTCTCATTTAAACATTCCACCTCCTCCAAAAGAGGAGATCTCTACAATCCCAAAGGATAAACATAGTCCCTTCCTTATGCTCAGAAGCAGCCAACACTCCTTGGCAGCACTTTAGAGATGAGTTACACAATAAGGGTTTGACTGGAGCAGCATTCAGTAATTCTCTAAAGCCCACCACATTTTAGCACTAAAATACAGCCATGACTCCTGTACCAATGCTCCCTTTGCACCTGGAATTTGGCTTCCCCTTCAGATCATTCAGAACAGGCCCTGTTACCCCATTACTGCAGCACCCACTGCACATCTGAACAaggattttatttgtttactaCCAGTTTCTCTAGTAAAGAATGTCTTACAGCCTCTTCAGTAGAatattgctgtttcttttccagtctCACTGGTACAGCCTCAATCCTTAAAATCCTTCatgcaaaaccacaaaaccaggACCTGCTTCAGCTTCTGGAGCTGCACTGAACAGCAGAAGCATGAAAATCCCTGGAAAGAGAGACACCACCAGTGTCACTTACCTGGCTACAAAGCTGGCAGTCTTGTCCACAATATTCCTGACCTCTGGAGGAGGGTAAATAATTCCCACCACAGGCTTGGCTGGTGCTGCTTCCTCTTTTGGCTCCTCTTCTGGCTGTAATAAAGATGGTTTCATTATAAAAAGTGAAGGGGTGTCAGGATTAGGCATTCCAAACACAATGCCAATGGCACACAGGAACATTTagccatcctcctcctcctcagcccctccATCACTGAACTGGTTGAACAATctggatcatccatcccaccaaTTCCTTGGTTTCTTAGGGTGAAAGACAACCTTCTTCTGCCTctcaggggcaggggcagcaggacaaCCATGGGAACCAAAACAACTCTCAGTATATCAGCTTCGACCCCCagtatgtttttaaatgctgagCCTAGAGACTCTAGTCACATCTCCAGGAATAATCCATCATTCCTCACCAGGTGTGGAAGTTCTGAATGTTCCTAGGGGCCTATAGGATCTGAACTATTAATTCcacattaaataaaacacagcttttaatGCCACTGTAGTTGCAACAGCAGct
This region includes:
- the SF3A1 gene encoding splicing factor 3A subunit 1: MPAGPVQAVPPAQPAPPAESKPPEEEPKEEAAPAKPVVGIIYPPPEVRNIVDKTASFVARNGPEFEARIRQNEINNPKFNFLNPNDPYHAYYRHKVSEFKEGKAQEPSAAIPKVMQQQQSAQQQLPQKVQAQVIQETVVPKEPPPEFEFIADPPSISAFDLDVVKLTAQFVARNGRQFLTQLMQKEQRNYQFDFLRPQHSLFNYFTKLVEQYTKILIPPKGLLLKLKKEAENPKEVLDQVYYRVEWAKFQERERKKEEEEKEKERVAYAQIDWHDFVVVETVDFQPNEQGNFPPPTTPEELGARILIQERYEKFGESEEVEMEVESDEEDEKQEKTDEPPAQLDQDTQVQDMDEGSDDEDEGQKVPPPPETPMPPPLPPTPDQVIVRKDYDPKASKPLPPAPAPDEYLVSPITGEKIPASKMQEHMRIGLLDPRWLEQRDRSIREKQSDDEVYAPGLDIESSLKQLAERRTDIFGVEETAIGKKIGEEEIQKPEEKVTWDGHSGSMARTQQAAQANITLQEQIEAIHKAKGLVPEDDSKEKIGPSKPNEIPQPPPPSSASNPPASAQPITSVPRPPTMPPPVRAAVVSAVPVMPRPPMTSVVRLPPGSVIATPMPPIIHTPRINVVPMPPSAPPIMSPRPPPASIPAFVPAPPVAPVPSPAPMPPVHPPPPMEDEPVSKKLKSEDSLIPEEEFLRRNKGPVTVKVQVPNMQDKTEWKLNGQVLVFTLPLSDQVSVIKVKIHEATGMPAGKQKLQYEGIFIKDSNSLAYYNMTSGSLIHLALKERGGRKK